A part of Gossypium hirsutum isolate 1008001.06 chromosome A07, Gossypium_hirsutum_v2.1, whole genome shotgun sequence genomic DNA contains:
- the LOC107933146 gene encoding polyadenylate-binding protein, cytoplasmic and nuclear isoform X1 produces the protein MRRKKSRAKRRVARSNEEDTAGVDDEPGASKDAVEAAEEAGIQSEKDVNQEIDCFKEEFEEVENVVIAVMEMDSIIQQNSGDVVQIESNFTDGSIRKNDLCSEVNGVGESEKSDNLDVSVECSKFEEVIEDGTVRGQNLTSNIQVMDVDSGSGIVNGEEAKDHENSEQKSLEEEPSSARIAVMTLDGQTNGGYNNKDGNDREKEEESRGGWEQNEDIAVTDVNEGSQVVDHDSPTKQKKEKQLEIHVGGLHKEIVEKDLFEIFGKFGEVQSARIVRHRTTKKSKGFAFIQYATTEQAKKVLSDLKHGIEVKGKLAKLSISHDRDVLYLGRICRTWTKEDVLGKLKGYGIENIDEIQVPNDPKDDRKIKGFAFLRFNTFSDAKAALHRLRKPDAAFGNARGAKIAFARTPMHPREKVRLQVKTIYVEGIPKSWDVHKLKEICEQYAETKKVKISRNLSNKGKDFGFISFTTRGGAVACVEGMNKLRYGGNVKVKAYIARPLVQTRLQKSSCLGLKFSKRHRNSDWLKLKGHARSKGVKKESDVRAATVIYKSKIWGTKEKPAAAVYKNNQDPLNSKHTIEGKRNEQQGIAPESHDAEDGLSTKPKKTDFKRNNRKRQRNLMHSKRSSNKPEGSVLMRERNHMHSKRSSNKPEGSVLMRERNHMHSKRSSNKPEGSVLKRERNHLHSKRSSNKREGTSQGRHIRPSRGSKSRSYVRKGHGRGADSIAYRIPIKEAYAPSTSGYPGSAHGAISGSKRPSSYMESHAGFAQPVKHNDQYLTECIAPAFHHQRQAYAGYLKLDHYERQPPAKYFKPAIGNDALPHAGFLESSFRKQSFDGARRIAEYSGPDNQGPVHGSGSAYSRPYVPNNLSYAGYEGNSNGGGYHGFRRAYTARDYIKALVIELPSETHTI, from the exons ATGCGGCGGAAGAAGAGCAGAGCTAAACGGCGAGTCGCCCGATCCAACGAGGAAGACACGGCGGGAGTCGACGATGAGCCGGGAGCTTCGAAGGATGCTGTGGAAGCTGCCGAGGAGGCTGGTATCCAGAGTGAGAAGGACGTTAATCAAGAGATTGATTGTTTTAAAGAGGAGTTTGAGGAAGTTGAGAATGTGGTAATTGCTGTCATGGAGATGGACTCAATAATTCAACAGAACAGCGGTGACGTTGTTCAAATTGAATCGAATTTTACTGATGGAAGTATTCGTAAAAATGACTTGTGTTCAGAAGTAAATGGTGTGGGTGAGAGCGAGAAATCGGATAATTTGGATGTTAGTGTGGAGTGTAGTAAATTTGAGGAGGTCATTGAGGATGGGACTGTTAGGGGACAGAATTTGACTTCGAACATCCAAGTTATGGACGTGGATTCAGGGAGTGGAATCGTCAATGGTGAGGAAGCCAAGGATCATGAAAATTCAg AACAGAAATCACTCGAAGAGGAACCATCTTCTGCTAGAATTGCAGTCATGACATTAGATGGGCAAACCAATGGTGGTTACAACAACAAGGATGGTAATGATAGGGAAAAAGAGGAGGAGAGCAGAGGTGGCTGGGAACAAAATGAAGACATTGCAGTTACTGATGTCAATGAAGGGTCTCAGGTAGTTGACCATGACTCTCCAActaagcaaaagaaagaaaagcaacTGGAAATACATGTTGGAGGTCTGCATAAAGAGATAGTTGAAAAAGACTTGTTTGAAATATTTGGAAAGTTTGGGGAAGTCCAAAGTGCAAGGATTGTGAGGCATCGAACCACAAAAAAAAGCAAAGGATTTGCTTTTATTCAATATGCCACAACTGAGCAAGCCAAGAAAGTTCTTTCTGACTTGAAGCATGGCATAGAG GTGAAAGGAAAGCTTGCTAAGTTATCAATCAGTCATGACCGTGATGTTCTATATCTGGGACGTATTTGCAGAACATGGACCAAAGAGGAT GTGCTTGGGAAGTTGAAAGGCTATGGAATTGAAAACATTGATGAGATACAAGTACCCAATGATCCTAAGGATGATAGGAAGATTAAAGGTTTTGCTTTCTTGAGATTCAATACCTTCTCTGATGCAAAGGCTGCATTGCACCGTTTAAGGAAACCAGATGCAGCTTTTGGCAATGCAAGAGGTGCTAAAATTGCTTTTGCTCGCACCCCAATGCATCCAAGAGAGAAAGTTCGGTTACAG GTGAAAACTATTTATGTTGAGGGGATACCAAAGTCTTGGGATGTACACAAACTTAAAGAGATCTGTGAACAATATGCTGAGACTAAAAAGGTCAAAATATCTAGGAATTTAAGCAATAAAGGCAAGGATTTTGGATTCATTTCTTTCACTACCCGTGGAGGTGCTGTGGCTTGTGTGGAAGGGATGAATAAATTGCGATATGGAGGAAACGTCAAG GTTAAAGCTTATATTGCAAGGCCTCTTGTTCAAACGCGGCTGCAAAAAAGCTCTTGTTTAGGACTAAAATTTAGTAAAAGGCATAGAAACAGTGATTGGTTGAAGTTGAAAGGCCATGCCAGGTCTAAAGGCGTTAAAAAAGAGAGTGATGTGAGAGCAGCAACCGTCATATACAAGTCAAAGATTTGGGGGACCAAAGAGAAGCCAGCTGCAGCTGTGTATAAAAATAATCAGGATCCTTTGAATTCAAAGCATACAATAGAAGGTAAAAGAAATGAACAACAAGGCATTGCCCCTGAAAGTCATGACGCTGAAGATGGACTATCTACCAAGCCCAAGAAAACTGATTTCAAGAGGAATAATAGAAAGAGACAAAGGAACCTTATGCACAGTAAGAGGTCATCAAACAAACCAGAAGGTTCTGTATTAATGAGAGAAAGGAACCATATGCACAGTAAGAGGTCATCAAACAAACCAGAAGGTTCTGTATTAATGAGAGAAAGGAACCATATGCACAGTAAGAGGTCATCAAACAAACCAGAAGGTTCTGTATTAAAGAGAGAAAGGAACCATCTGCACAGTAAGAGGTCATCAAATAAACGAGAAG GTACCTCACAAGGTCGACATATTCGTCCTTCTCGAGGTTCAAAGAGCAGATCTTATGTACGGAAGGGACATGGCAGGGGTGCAGATTCTATTGCATATAGAATACCAATTAAAGAGGCATATGCTCCATCCACTAGTGGGTATCCAGGATCAGCTCATGGTGCTATTTCTGGATCCAAAAGGCCTTCTTCTTATATG GAATCTCATGCCGGATTCGCACAACCTGTGAAGCACAATGACCAATATCTCACAGAATGTATCGCACCTGCTTTTCATCATCAAAGGCAAGCTTATGCAGGGTATCTTAAGCTAGATCACTATGAAAGACAACCTCCTGCTAAGTACTTCAAACCTGCTATTGGGAATGATGCCCTACCTCATGCAGGATTTCTTGAGTCTTCTTTCAGAAAGCAAAGTTTTGATGGAGCCAGAAG GATTGCCGAGTATAGTGGCCCGGACAATCAAGGGCCTGTTCATGGATCAG GATCAGCTTATTCACGCCCTTATGTTCCAAACAACTTGAGCTATGCTGGATATGAG GGCAATAGTAATGGTGGTGGCTACCATGGGTTTAGGAGAGCATACACAGCAAG GGATTATATAAAGGCATTGGTGATTGAGCTGCCCTCTGAAACCCATACCATCTAA
- the LOC107933146 gene encoding polyadenylate-binding protein, cytoplasmic and nuclear isoform X2, which produces MRRKKSRAKRRVARSNEEDTAGVDDEPGASKDAVEAAEEAGIQSEKDVNQEIDCFKEEFEEVENVVIAVMEMDSIIQQNSGDVVQIESNFTDGSIRKNDLCSEVNGVGESEKSDNLDVSVECSKFEEVIEDGTVRGQNLTSNIQVMDVDSGSGIVNGEEAKDHENSEQKSLEEEPSSARIAVMTLDGQTNGGYNNKDGNDREKEEESRGGWEQNEDIAVTDVNEGSQVVDHDSPTKQKKEKQLEIHVGGLHKEIVEKDLFEIFGKFGEVQSARIVRHRTTKKSKGFAFIQYATTEQAKKVLSDLKHGIEVKGKLAKLSISHDRDVLYLGRICRTWTKEDVLGKLKGYGIENIDEIQVPNDPKDDRKIKGFAFLRFNTFSDAKAALHRLRKPDAAFGNARGAKIAFARTPMHPREKVRLQVKTIYVEGIPKSWDVHKLKEICEQYAETKKVKISRNLSNKGKDFGFISFTTRGGAVACVEGMNKLRYGGNVKVKAYIARPLVQTRLQKSSCLGLKFSKRHRNSDWLKLKGHARSKGVKKESDVRAATVIYKSKIWGTKEKPAAAVYKNNQDPLNSKHTIEGKRNEQQGIAPESHDAEDGLSTKPKKTDFKRNNRKRQRNLMHSKRSSNKPEGSVLMRERNHMHSKRSSNKPEGSVLKRERNHLHSKRSSNKREGTSQGRHIRPSRGSKSRSYVRKGHGRGADSIAYRIPIKEAYAPSTSGYPGSAHGAISGSKRPSSYMESHAGFAQPVKHNDQYLTECIAPAFHHQRQAYAGYLKLDHYERQPPAKYFKPAIGNDALPHAGFLESSFRKQSFDGARRIAEYSGPDNQGPVHGSGSAYSRPYVPNNLSYAGYEGNSNGGGYHGFRRAYTARDYIKALVIELPSETHTI; this is translated from the exons ATGCGGCGGAAGAAGAGCAGAGCTAAACGGCGAGTCGCCCGATCCAACGAGGAAGACACGGCGGGAGTCGACGATGAGCCGGGAGCTTCGAAGGATGCTGTGGAAGCTGCCGAGGAGGCTGGTATCCAGAGTGAGAAGGACGTTAATCAAGAGATTGATTGTTTTAAAGAGGAGTTTGAGGAAGTTGAGAATGTGGTAATTGCTGTCATGGAGATGGACTCAATAATTCAACAGAACAGCGGTGACGTTGTTCAAATTGAATCGAATTTTACTGATGGAAGTATTCGTAAAAATGACTTGTGTTCAGAAGTAAATGGTGTGGGTGAGAGCGAGAAATCGGATAATTTGGATGTTAGTGTGGAGTGTAGTAAATTTGAGGAGGTCATTGAGGATGGGACTGTTAGGGGACAGAATTTGACTTCGAACATCCAAGTTATGGACGTGGATTCAGGGAGTGGAATCGTCAATGGTGAGGAAGCCAAGGATCATGAAAATTCAg AACAGAAATCACTCGAAGAGGAACCATCTTCTGCTAGAATTGCAGTCATGACATTAGATGGGCAAACCAATGGTGGTTACAACAACAAGGATGGTAATGATAGGGAAAAAGAGGAGGAGAGCAGAGGTGGCTGGGAACAAAATGAAGACATTGCAGTTACTGATGTCAATGAAGGGTCTCAGGTAGTTGACCATGACTCTCCAActaagcaaaagaaagaaaagcaacTGGAAATACATGTTGGAGGTCTGCATAAAGAGATAGTTGAAAAAGACTTGTTTGAAATATTTGGAAAGTTTGGGGAAGTCCAAAGTGCAAGGATTGTGAGGCATCGAACCACAAAAAAAAGCAAAGGATTTGCTTTTATTCAATATGCCACAACTGAGCAAGCCAAGAAAGTTCTTTCTGACTTGAAGCATGGCATAGAG GTGAAAGGAAAGCTTGCTAAGTTATCAATCAGTCATGACCGTGATGTTCTATATCTGGGACGTATTTGCAGAACATGGACCAAAGAGGAT GTGCTTGGGAAGTTGAAAGGCTATGGAATTGAAAACATTGATGAGATACAAGTACCCAATGATCCTAAGGATGATAGGAAGATTAAAGGTTTTGCTTTCTTGAGATTCAATACCTTCTCTGATGCAAAGGCTGCATTGCACCGTTTAAGGAAACCAGATGCAGCTTTTGGCAATGCAAGAGGTGCTAAAATTGCTTTTGCTCGCACCCCAATGCATCCAAGAGAGAAAGTTCGGTTACAG GTGAAAACTATTTATGTTGAGGGGATACCAAAGTCTTGGGATGTACACAAACTTAAAGAGATCTGTGAACAATATGCTGAGACTAAAAAGGTCAAAATATCTAGGAATTTAAGCAATAAAGGCAAGGATTTTGGATTCATTTCTTTCACTACCCGTGGAGGTGCTGTGGCTTGTGTGGAAGGGATGAATAAATTGCGATATGGAGGAAACGTCAAG GTTAAAGCTTATATTGCAAGGCCTCTTGTTCAAACGCGGCTGCAAAAAAGCTCTTGTTTAGGACTAAAATTTAGTAAAAGGCATAGAAACAGTGATTGGTTGAAGTTGAAAGGCCATGCCAGGTCTAAAGGCGTTAAAAAAGAGAGTGATGTGAGAGCAGCAACCGTCATATACAAGTCAAAGATTTGGGGGACCAAAGAGAAGCCAGCTGCAGCTGTGTATAAAAATAATCAGGATCCTTTGAATTCAAAGCATACAATAGAAGGTAAAAGAAATGAACAACAAGGCATTGCCCCTGAAAGTCATGACGCTGAAGATGGACTATCTACCAAGCCCAAGAAAACTGATTTCAAGAGGAATAATAGAAAGAGACAAAGGAACCTTATGCACAGTAAGAG GTCATCAAACAAACCAGAAGGTTCTGTATTAATGAGAGAAAGGAACCATATGCACAGTAAGAGGTCATCAAACAAACCAGAAGGTTCTGTATTAAAGAGAGAAAGGAACCATCTGCACAGTAAGAGGTCATCAAATAAACGAGAAG GTACCTCACAAGGTCGACATATTCGTCCTTCTCGAGGTTCAAAGAGCAGATCTTATGTACGGAAGGGACATGGCAGGGGTGCAGATTCTATTGCATATAGAATACCAATTAAAGAGGCATATGCTCCATCCACTAGTGGGTATCCAGGATCAGCTCATGGTGCTATTTCTGGATCCAAAAGGCCTTCTTCTTATATG GAATCTCATGCCGGATTCGCACAACCTGTGAAGCACAATGACCAATATCTCACAGAATGTATCGCACCTGCTTTTCATCATCAAAGGCAAGCTTATGCAGGGTATCTTAAGCTAGATCACTATGAAAGACAACCTCCTGCTAAGTACTTCAAACCTGCTATTGGGAATGATGCCCTACCTCATGCAGGATTTCTTGAGTCTTCTTTCAGAAAGCAAAGTTTTGATGGAGCCAGAAG GATTGCCGAGTATAGTGGCCCGGACAATCAAGGGCCTGTTCATGGATCAG GATCAGCTTATTCACGCCCTTATGTTCCAAACAACTTGAGCTATGCTGGATATGAG GGCAATAGTAATGGTGGTGGCTACCATGGGTTTAGGAGAGCATACACAGCAAG GGATTATATAAAGGCATTGGTGATTGAGCTGCCCTCTGAAACCCATACCATCTAA
- the LOC107933146 gene encoding polyadenylate-binding protein, cytoplasmic and nuclear isoform X3 translates to MRRKKSRAKRRVARSNEEDTAGVDDEPGASKDAVEAAEEAGIQSEKDVNQEIDCFKEEFEEVENVVIAVMEMDSIIQQNSGDVVQIESNFTDGSIRKNDLCSEVNGVGESEKSDNLDVSVECSKFEEVIEDGTVRGQNLTSNIQVMDVDSGSGIVNGEEAKDHENSEQKSLEEEPSSARIAVMTLDGQTNGGYNNKDGNDREKEEESRGGWEQNEDIAVTDVNEGSQVVDHDSPTKQKKEKQLEIHVGGLHKEIVEKDLFEIFGKFGEVQSARIVRHRTTKKSKGFAFIQYATTEQAKKVLSDLKHGIEVKGKLAKLSISHDRDVLYLGRICRTWTKEDVLGKLKGYGIENIDEIQVPNDPKDDRKIKGFAFLRFNTFSDAKAALHRLRKPDAAFGNARGAKIAFARTPMHPREKVRLQVKTIYVEGIPKSWDVHKLKEICEQYAETKKVKISRNLSNKGKDFGFISFTTRGGAVACVEGMNKLRYGGNVKVKAYIARPLVQTRLQKSSCLGLKFSKRHRNSDWLKLKGHARSKGVKKESDVRAATVIYKSKIWGTKEKPAAAVYKNNQDPLNSKHTIEGKRNEQQGIAPESHDAEDGLSTKPKKTDFKRNNRKRQRNLMHSKRSSNKPEGSVLMRERNHMHSKRSSNKPEGSVLMRERNHMHSKRSSNKPEGSVLKRERNHLHSKRSSNKREGTSQGRHIRPSRGSKSRSYVRKGHGRGADSIAYRIPIKEAYAPSTSGYPGSAHGAISGSKRPSSYMESHAGFAQPVKHNDQYLTECIAPAFHHQRQAYAGYLKLDHYERQPPAKYFKPAIGNDALPHAGFLESSFRKQSFDGARRIAEYSGPDNQGPVHGSGQ, encoded by the exons ATGCGGCGGAAGAAGAGCAGAGCTAAACGGCGAGTCGCCCGATCCAACGAGGAAGACACGGCGGGAGTCGACGATGAGCCGGGAGCTTCGAAGGATGCTGTGGAAGCTGCCGAGGAGGCTGGTATCCAGAGTGAGAAGGACGTTAATCAAGAGATTGATTGTTTTAAAGAGGAGTTTGAGGAAGTTGAGAATGTGGTAATTGCTGTCATGGAGATGGACTCAATAATTCAACAGAACAGCGGTGACGTTGTTCAAATTGAATCGAATTTTACTGATGGAAGTATTCGTAAAAATGACTTGTGTTCAGAAGTAAATGGTGTGGGTGAGAGCGAGAAATCGGATAATTTGGATGTTAGTGTGGAGTGTAGTAAATTTGAGGAGGTCATTGAGGATGGGACTGTTAGGGGACAGAATTTGACTTCGAACATCCAAGTTATGGACGTGGATTCAGGGAGTGGAATCGTCAATGGTGAGGAAGCCAAGGATCATGAAAATTCAg AACAGAAATCACTCGAAGAGGAACCATCTTCTGCTAGAATTGCAGTCATGACATTAGATGGGCAAACCAATGGTGGTTACAACAACAAGGATGGTAATGATAGGGAAAAAGAGGAGGAGAGCAGAGGTGGCTGGGAACAAAATGAAGACATTGCAGTTACTGATGTCAATGAAGGGTCTCAGGTAGTTGACCATGACTCTCCAActaagcaaaagaaagaaaagcaacTGGAAATACATGTTGGAGGTCTGCATAAAGAGATAGTTGAAAAAGACTTGTTTGAAATATTTGGAAAGTTTGGGGAAGTCCAAAGTGCAAGGATTGTGAGGCATCGAACCACAAAAAAAAGCAAAGGATTTGCTTTTATTCAATATGCCACAACTGAGCAAGCCAAGAAAGTTCTTTCTGACTTGAAGCATGGCATAGAG GTGAAAGGAAAGCTTGCTAAGTTATCAATCAGTCATGACCGTGATGTTCTATATCTGGGACGTATTTGCAGAACATGGACCAAAGAGGAT GTGCTTGGGAAGTTGAAAGGCTATGGAATTGAAAACATTGATGAGATACAAGTACCCAATGATCCTAAGGATGATAGGAAGATTAAAGGTTTTGCTTTCTTGAGATTCAATACCTTCTCTGATGCAAAGGCTGCATTGCACCGTTTAAGGAAACCAGATGCAGCTTTTGGCAATGCAAGAGGTGCTAAAATTGCTTTTGCTCGCACCCCAATGCATCCAAGAGAGAAAGTTCGGTTACAG GTGAAAACTATTTATGTTGAGGGGATACCAAAGTCTTGGGATGTACACAAACTTAAAGAGATCTGTGAACAATATGCTGAGACTAAAAAGGTCAAAATATCTAGGAATTTAAGCAATAAAGGCAAGGATTTTGGATTCATTTCTTTCACTACCCGTGGAGGTGCTGTGGCTTGTGTGGAAGGGATGAATAAATTGCGATATGGAGGAAACGTCAAG GTTAAAGCTTATATTGCAAGGCCTCTTGTTCAAACGCGGCTGCAAAAAAGCTCTTGTTTAGGACTAAAATTTAGTAAAAGGCATAGAAACAGTGATTGGTTGAAGTTGAAAGGCCATGCCAGGTCTAAAGGCGTTAAAAAAGAGAGTGATGTGAGAGCAGCAACCGTCATATACAAGTCAAAGATTTGGGGGACCAAAGAGAAGCCAGCTGCAGCTGTGTATAAAAATAATCAGGATCCTTTGAATTCAAAGCATACAATAGAAGGTAAAAGAAATGAACAACAAGGCATTGCCCCTGAAAGTCATGACGCTGAAGATGGACTATCTACCAAGCCCAAGAAAACTGATTTCAAGAGGAATAATAGAAAGAGACAAAGGAACCTTATGCACAGTAAGAGGTCATCAAACAAACCAGAAGGTTCTGTATTAATGAGAGAAAGGAACCATATGCACAGTAAGAGGTCATCAAACAAACCAGAAGGTTCTGTATTAATGAGAGAAAGGAACCATATGCACAGTAAGAGGTCATCAAACAAACCAGAAGGTTCTGTATTAAAGAGAGAAAGGAACCATCTGCACAGTAAGAGGTCATCAAATAAACGAGAAG GTACCTCACAAGGTCGACATATTCGTCCTTCTCGAGGTTCAAAGAGCAGATCTTATGTACGGAAGGGACATGGCAGGGGTGCAGATTCTATTGCATATAGAATACCAATTAAAGAGGCATATGCTCCATCCACTAGTGGGTATCCAGGATCAGCTCATGGTGCTATTTCTGGATCCAAAAGGCCTTCTTCTTATATG GAATCTCATGCCGGATTCGCACAACCTGTGAAGCACAATGACCAATATCTCACAGAATGTATCGCACCTGCTTTTCATCATCAAAGGCAAGCTTATGCAGGGTATCTTAAGCTAGATCACTATGAAAGACAACCTCCTGCTAAGTACTTCAAACCTGCTATTGGGAATGATGCCCTACCTCATGCAGGATTTCTTGAGTCTTCTTTCAGAAAGCAAAGTTTTGATGGAGCCAGAAG GATTGCCGAGTATAGTGGCCCGGACAATCAAGGGCCTGTTCATGGATCAG GGCAATAG
- the LOC107933168 gene encoding enolase, giving the protein MATIKCVKARQIFDSRGNPTVEVDVSLSDGIVARAAVPSGASTGIYEALELRDGGSDYIGKGVLKAVENVNTIIGPALVGKDPTEQAKIDNFMVQQLDGTVNEWGWCKQKLGANAILAVSLAVCKAGAMLKKIPLYQHIANLAGNKTLVLPVPAFNVINGGSHAGNKLAMQEFMILPVGASSFKEAMKMGVEVYHHLKAVIKKKYGQDATNVGDEGGFAPNIQENKEGLELLKTAISKAGYTGKVVIGMDVAASEFYDNKDKTYDLNFKEETNDGSQKISGDSLKNVYKSFVTDYPIVSIEDPFDQDDWEHYAKMTSEIGEQVQIVGDDLLVTNSKRVEKAIKEKTCNALLLKVNQIGSVTESIEAVKMSKSAGWGVMASHRSGETEDTFIADLSVGLATGQIKTGAPCRSERLAKYNQLLRIEEELGAAAVYAGAKIRAPVEPY; this is encoded by the exons ATGGCTACGATCAAATGTGTCAAAGCCCGTCAGATCTTCGACAGTCGTGGAAACCCCACCGTTGAA GTTGATGTTTCTCTCTCTGATGGCATCGTCGCAAGAGCGGCTGTTCCTAGTGGTGCTTCCACTG GTATATATGAAGCTCTGGAATTGAGGGATGGAGGATCTGACTATATTGGAAAGGGCGTGCTTAAG GCTGTGGAGAATGTTAATACAATTATTGGACCCGCTTTGGTTGGCAAG GACCCAACAGAGCAGGccaaaattgataatttcatgGTACAACAGCTTGATGGAACAGTTAATGAATGGGGTTGGTGCAAACAAAAG CTTGGAGCAAATGCTATATTGGCTGTTTCACTTGCTGTCTGTAAAGCAGGAGCTATGTTGAAGAAGATTCCCCTTTATCAG CACATTGCCAACCTTGCTGGAAATAAGACCTTGGTCTTGCCTGTACCTGCATTCAATGTTATCAATGGAGGTTCCCATGCAGGCAATAAACTAGCAATGCag GAATTCATGATTCTACCTGTTGGGGCATCTTCTTTCAAGGAAGCCATGAAGATGGGAGTAGAAGTATATCATCACCTGAAG GCTGTTATAAAGAAGAAGTATGGACAAGATGCTACCAACGTCGGTGATGAAGGTGGCTTTGCTCCTAACATTCAG GAAAATAAAGAGGGACTTGAGCTCTTGAAGACAGCTATATCAAAAGCAGGGTATACTGGAAAG GTTGTTATTGGAATGGATGTTGCTGCTTCAGAATTCTATGATAACAAGGATAAAACCTATGACTTGAATTTCAAGGAAGAG ACCAATGATGGATCGCAAAAAATTTCAGGAGACAGTTTGAAGAATGTTTACAAGTCATTCGTGACTGATTATCCAATTGTCTCCATTGAAGATCCATTTGATCAGGATGATTGGGAGCACTATGCAAAAATGACAAGTGAAATTGGTGAACAAGTGCAGATTGTTGGTGATGATCTCCTTGTCACAAATTCTAag CGTGTGGAGAAAGCAATTAAGGAGAAGACCTGCAATGCTCTTTTATTGAAG GTGAATCAAATTGGTTCTGTAACTGAAAGTATTGAAGCTGTAAAAATGTCTAAATCTGCCGGTTGGGGAGTCATGGCAAGCCACCGCAG TGGTGAAACCGAGGATACTTTCATAGCAGACCTTTCAGTTGGGTTGGCAACA GGCCAAATCAAGACCGGCGCACCGTGCAGATCAGAACGTCTTGCCAAGTACAACCAG CTTCTGAGGATTGAAGAAGAGCTTGGAGCTGCTGCAGTTTACGCAGGAGCAAAGATCAGAGCACCAGTAGAACCATATTGA